A window of the Streptomyces albireticuli genome harbors these coding sequences:
- a CDS encoding TetR/AcrR family transcriptional regulator gives MGAEPKRTEEWADVTPDAARRLVTAAVAAFAERGYHATTTRDIAGRAGMSPAALYIHYRTKEDLLYRISIVGHRAALDLLRRAQRPGTGPATRLADAVRAFVRWHAEHHTTARVVQYELGALGEEHYAEIVGLRRETDAEIRGVIEDGVASGDFAVPDVPGTTLAVVSLCIDVARWFNAEGKRTPDEVGELYADLVLRMVGHRTP, from the coding sequence ATGGGCGCGGAGCCGAAGCGTACCGAGGAGTGGGCCGACGTCACACCGGACGCCGCGCGACGGCTGGTGACCGCCGCCGTCGCGGCCTTCGCCGAGCGCGGCTACCACGCCACCACCACCCGGGACATCGCCGGCCGGGCCGGTATGAGCCCCGCCGCGCTCTACATCCACTACCGGACCAAAGAGGACCTCCTCTACCGGATCAGCATCGTCGGCCACCGGGCCGCCCTCGACCTGCTCCGGCGCGCCCAGCGCCCCGGCACCGGCCCCGCCACCCGCCTCGCCGACGCCGTGCGGGCCTTCGTCCGCTGGCACGCGGAGCACCACACCACCGCCCGCGTCGTGCAGTACGAGCTCGGGGCGCTCGGCGAGGAGCACTACGCCGAGATCGTCGGGCTGCGGCGCGAGACGGACGCCGAGATCCGGGGCGTCATCGAGGACGGCGTCGCCTCCGGCGACTTCGCCGTGCCGGACGTGCCCGGTACCACCCTCGCCGTCGTCTCCCTGTGCATCGACGTCGCCCGCTGGTTCAACGCGGAGGGCAAGCGCACCCCGGACGAGGTGGGCGAGCTCTACGCCGACCTGGTCCTGCGCATGGTCGGCCACCGCACGCCCTGA
- the hmgA gene encoding homogentisate 1,2-dioxygenase — MSDTGNGHARTPAGEPAYLSGFGNEHSSEAVPGALPEGRNSPQRAPLGLYAEQLSGTAFTEPRRNNRRSWLYRIRPSAAHPPFTRTGNGALGGAPFADAVPDPNRLRWDPLPEPAEGTDFVSGLWTLGGNGDVTQRAGMAVHLYTANASMTDRVFSDSDGELLIVPEHGALLLRTEFGLLRAAPGEVALIPRGVRFRVELPDGTARGYVCENYGQPFVLPDLGPIGANGLANARDFRAPVAAYEDVERPVEVVNKFCGNLWAATYDHSPLDVVAWHGNLVPYVYDLRRFNVIGSISYDHPDPSIFTVLTSPSDTPGLAGVDFVVFAPRWLVGEDTFRPPYFHRNVMSEYMGLIEGAYDAKAAGKGGFVPGGGSLHNMMSAHGPDRETFDKASAAELKPHKVDDGLAFMFETRWPITVTEQARTARHLQARYDAVWQGLERHFRQ; from the coding sequence ATGAGCGACACGGGCAACGGACACGCGCGGACGCCGGCCGGGGAGCCGGCGTATCTGTCCGGGTTCGGCAACGAGCACAGCAGCGAGGCGGTACCCGGCGCGCTTCCGGAAGGCCGGAACTCGCCGCAGCGGGCCCCGCTCGGGCTCTACGCGGAGCAGCTGAGCGGCACCGCCTTCACCGAGCCCCGGCGGAACAACCGGCGGTCGTGGCTCTACCGGATCCGGCCCTCCGCCGCCCACCCGCCCTTCACCCGGACCGGCAACGGCGCCCTCGGCGGCGCGCCCTTCGCCGACGCCGTGCCCGACCCCAACCGGCTGCGCTGGGACCCGCTGCCCGAGCCCGCCGAGGGCACCGACTTCGTCAGCGGCCTGTGGACCCTGGGCGGCAACGGCGACGTCACCCAGCGCGCGGGCATGGCCGTGCACCTCTACACCGCCAACGCCTCGATGACGGACCGGGTGTTCAGCGACTCCGACGGCGAGCTGCTGATCGTCCCCGAGCACGGCGCGCTGCTGCTGCGCACCGAGTTCGGGCTGCTGCGCGCCGCGCCGGGCGAGGTGGCGCTGATCCCGCGCGGGGTGCGGTTCCGGGTGGAGCTGCCGGACGGCACCGCGCGCGGCTACGTCTGCGAGAACTACGGCCAGCCCTTCGTCCTCCCCGACCTCGGGCCGATCGGCGCCAACGGCCTGGCCAACGCCCGGGACTTCCGCGCGCCGGTCGCGGCCTACGAGGACGTGGAGCGCCCGGTCGAGGTGGTCAACAAGTTCTGCGGGAACCTCTGGGCCGCCACCTACGACCACTCGCCGCTGGACGTCGTCGCCTGGCACGGCAACCTCGTGCCGTACGTCTACGACCTGCGCCGCTTCAACGTCATCGGCTCGATCAGCTACGACCACCCGGACCCGTCCATCTTCACCGTGCTCACCTCGCCCTCGGACACCCCGGGGCTGGCCGGCGTCGACTTCGTGGTTTTCGCGCCGCGCTGGCTGGTGGGCGAGGACACCTTCCGGCCGCCGTACTTCCACCGGAACGTGATGAGCGAGTACATGGGCCTGATCGAGGGCGCGTACGACGCCAAGGCCGCCGGCAAGGGGGGCTTCGTCCCCGGCGGCGGCTCGCTGCACAACATGATGTCCGCGCACGGCCCCGACCGGGAGACCTTCGACAAGGCGAGCGCGGCCGAGCTGAAGCCGCACAAGGTGGACGACGGCCTCGCCTTCATGTTCGAGACGCGCTGGCCGATCACCGTGACGGAGCAGGCCCGGACCGCCCGCCACCTCCAGGCGCGTTACGACGCGGTGTGGCAGGGTCTGGAACGCCATTTCCGCCAGTGA
- the soxR gene encoding redox-sensitive transcriptional activator SoxR, which produces MPQISIDVQELTVGQLSARSGAAVSALHFYESKGLISSRRTAGNQRRFDRDTLRRVAFIRAAQRVGIPLATIREALAELPDERTPNHEDWARLSEAWRGELDARIQQLGRLRDHLDGCIGCGCLSLESCVLSNPDDRIGQFGSGSRLLVERRV; this is translated from the coding sequence GTGCCGCAGATTTCGATCGATGTCCAGGAACTCACCGTCGGCCAGCTGTCCGCGCGCAGCGGCGCGGCCGTCTCCGCACTGCACTTCTACGAGTCGAAGGGCCTGATCAGCAGCCGTCGCACGGCCGGCAACCAGCGCCGCTTCGACCGCGACACCCTGCGCCGGGTCGCCTTCATCCGGGCCGCGCAGCGGGTCGGCATCCCGCTCGCGACCATCCGGGAGGCGCTCGCCGAGCTGCCCGACGAGCGCACGCCCAACCACGAGGACTGGGCGCGGCTCTCCGAGGCCTGGCGGGGCGAACTGGACGCCCGTATCCAGCAGCTGGGACGGCTGCGGGACCACCTGGACGGCTGCATCGGCTGCGGCTGCCTGTCGCTGGAGAGCTGTGTGCTGTCCAACCCGGACGACCGCATCGGTCAGTTCGGCAGCGGCTCGCGGCTGCTGGTCGAGCGCCGCGTCTGA
- a CDS encoding DUF2165 domain-containing protein yields the protein MSDGGRHPASRALPFAAAALTATVALYMALVAFGNITDFGTNQEFVRHVLAMDTTFQDDDLMWRAVTDRGLQDAAYIAIIVWETLTALALLAGTALWVRGLVTRGGRRRGFGAARRVGTLGLVMVLLLFGMGFLAIGGEWFAMWQSAKWNGLAAAARNVTLGGFALVVIHLPLPEGRSGPDR from the coding sequence ATGTCCGACGGCGGCCGGCACCCCGCTTCCCGCGCGCTGCCGTTCGCGGCTGCCGCGCTCACCGCGACCGTGGCGCTGTACATGGCGCTGGTCGCGTTCGGCAACATCACGGACTTCGGCACGAACCAGGAGTTCGTCCGGCACGTCCTGGCGATGGACACGACGTTCCAGGACGACGACCTGATGTGGCGGGCGGTCACCGACCGCGGGCTCCAGGACGCCGCCTACATCGCCATCATCGTGTGGGAGACGCTCACCGCGCTGGCGCTGCTCGCGGGGACGGCCCTGTGGGTGCGCGGGCTGGTCACGCGCGGGGGCCGGCGCCGCGGCTTCGGGGCGGCGCGGCGGGTCGGCACGCTGGGGCTGGTGATGGTGCTGCTGCTGTTCGGGATGGGGTTCCTCGCCATCGGCGGCGAGTGGTTCGCGATGTGGCAGTCCGCGAAGTGGAACGGCCTGGCGGCCGCCGCGCGCAACGTCACGCTGGGCGGCTTCGCGCTCGTCGTGATCCATCTGCCCCTCCCGGAGGGCCGGTCCGGCCCGGACCGCTGA
- a CDS encoding GntR family transcriptional regulator, with translation MTTFAPDSLALNRKLPLWYQVSQSLRASILGRRAGDPLRLPTEDALAAHYGVSVLTMRQALKELEAEGLISRHRRRGTFIEPSARRGSPVRLLGSVDTIVAQQSGERTEVLEHGPEKIPAELAEHFPDLEEAVSYRRLRCDESTGEPTNWAENLVRPELAARIDLADLTRWPMTKVLRDAVGVTISRITDTVEARLADPETAKLLQVPLLSPILHYTGVTYDDRGRAVDVARIRYRGDRFSFTVTLDAH, from the coding sequence GTGACCACCTTCGCCCCCGACTCCCTCGCCCTCAACCGCAAGCTGCCGCTGTGGTACCAGGTGTCGCAGTCGCTGCGCGCCTCCATACTCGGGCGCCGTGCCGGCGACCCCTTGCGGCTGCCCACCGAGGACGCCCTCGCCGCGCACTACGGCGTCAGCGTCCTGACCATGCGGCAGGCGCTCAAGGAACTGGAGGCGGAGGGGCTGATCAGCCGGCACCGGCGGCGCGGCACGTTCATCGAGCCGAGCGCCCGGCGGGGCTCGCCCGTGCGGCTGCTCGGCTCGGTGGACACCATCGTGGCCCAGCAGTCCGGCGAGCGCACGGAGGTGCTGGAGCACGGCCCGGAGAAGATCCCGGCGGAGCTGGCCGAGCACTTCCCGGACCTGGAGGAGGCGGTGTCCTACCGGCGGCTGCGCTGCGACGAGTCGACGGGCGAGCCGACGAACTGGGCGGAGAACCTCGTACGCCCCGAGCTCGCCGCCCGCATCGACCTCGCGGACCTCACCCGCTGGCCGATGACGAAGGTGCTGCGCGACGCCGTGGGCGTGACGATCAGCCGCATCACGGACACGGTGGAGGCGAGGCTGGCGGACCCGGAGACGGCCAAGCTGCTCCAGGTGCCGCTGCTCAGCCCGATCCTGCACTACACGGGCGTCACCTACGACGACCGCGGCCGGGCCGTCGACGTCGCCCGGATCCGCTACCGGGGCGACCGCTTCTCGTTCACGGTCACGCTGGACGCGCACTGA
- a CDS encoding aldehyde dehydrogenase family protein codes for MSAHDGMYIDGAWRPAAGTGTIEVVNPADEQVIGTVPAGTAEDVDAAVRAARAALPGWSATPPARRAEHLTALRDALEARADEIAATVTAELGSPAGFARRVHTGLPIAVAGSYAELAATHPFEERIGNSTVLHVPVGVVGAITPWNYPLHQIVAKVAPALAAGCTLVLKPAEDTPLTARLFAECVHAAGLPAGVFNLVTGLGPVAGQALAEHPGVDLVSFTGSTAVGRRIGAIAGGAVKRVALELGGKSANVILPGADLEKAVTANVADVCRNTGQSCNALTRTLVHADRYEEAVALAVAAVGAYVPGDPADPEVRLGPVVNARQHARVRDYIDKGVAEGARLATGGSEAPEGLDKGYFVRPTVFADVTPEMTIAREEIFGPVLTFIKYTDEDEAARIANDSDYGLGGAVWAADEATAAAFARRMDTGQVDINGGGFNLLAPFGGHKRSGVGRELGPHGLAEYLHTKSLQF; via the coding sequence GTGAGCGCGCACGACGGCATGTACATCGACGGAGCCTGGCGGCCCGCCGCCGGCACCGGCACGATCGAGGTCGTGAACCCGGCCGACGAGCAGGTCATCGGTACCGTACCGGCCGGCACCGCGGAGGACGTCGACGCCGCCGTGCGCGCCGCCCGCGCCGCGCTGCCCGGCTGGTCCGCCACCCCGCCCGCGCGGCGGGCCGAGCACCTGACCGCGCTGCGCGACGCCCTGGAGGCCCGCGCGGACGAGATCGCGGCCACCGTCACGGCCGAACTCGGCTCGCCCGCCGGTTTCGCCCGCCGCGTCCACACCGGCCTGCCGATCGCCGTCGCCGGCTCGTACGCGGAGCTCGCCGCCACCCACCCCTTCGAGGAGCGGATCGGCAATTCGACGGTGCTGCACGTGCCGGTCGGGGTCGTCGGTGCCATCACCCCCTGGAACTACCCGCTCCACCAGATCGTCGCCAAGGTCGCCCCGGCGCTCGCCGCGGGCTGCACCCTCGTCCTCAAGCCCGCCGAGGACACCCCGCTCACCGCGCGGCTGTTCGCGGAGTGCGTGCACGCCGCGGGCCTCCCGGCGGGCGTCTTCAACCTCGTCACCGGCCTCGGCCCGGTCGCCGGCCAGGCGCTCGCCGAGCACCCCGGCGTCGACCTGGTCTCCTTCACCGGCTCGACCGCCGTCGGCAGGCGGATCGGCGCGATCGCCGGTGGCGCCGTCAAGCGCGTCGCGCTCGAACTGGGCGGCAAGTCCGCGAACGTCATCCTCCCCGGCGCCGACCTGGAGAAGGCCGTCACCGCCAACGTCGCCGACGTCTGCCGCAACACCGGGCAGTCCTGCAACGCCCTGACGCGCACGCTCGTCCACGCGGACCGGTACGAGGAGGCCGTCGCCCTCGCGGTCGCCGCCGTCGGGGCATACGTCCCCGGCGACCCGGCCGACCCCGAGGTCCGCCTCGGCCCGGTGGTCAACGCCCGGCAGCACGCCCGCGTCCGCGACTACATCGACAAGGGCGTCGCGGAGGGCGCGCGGCTCGCCACCGGCGGCTCCGAGGCCCCCGAGGGCCTCGACAAGGGCTACTTCGTCCGCCCGACCGTCTTCGCCGACGTCACCCCGGAGATGACGATCGCCCGGGAGGAGATCTTCGGCCCGGTCCTCACCTTCATCAAGTACACCGACGAGGACGAGGCCGCCCGCATCGCCAACGACTCCGACTACGGGCTGGGCGGCGCCGTCTGGGCCGCCGACGAGGCCACGGCCGCGGCCTTCGCCCGCCGCATGGACACCGGCCAGGTCGACATCAACGGCGGCGGCTTCAACCTCCTCGCGCCCTTCGGCGGCCACAAGCGGTCGGGTGTCGGCCGCGAGCTGGGCCCGCACGGCCTGGCGGAGTACCTGCACACCAAGTCGCTCCAGTTCTGA